One window from the genome of Podospora pseudocomata strain CBS 415.72m chromosome 6, whole genome shotgun sequence encodes:
- a CDS encoding hypothetical protein (CAZy:GH5; COG:G; EggNog:ENOG503NVXW), which translates to MKGLFAFGLGLLSLVNALPQAQGGGAAASARVSGTRFVIDGKTGYFAGTNSYWIGFLTNNRDVDTTLDHIASSGLKILRVWGFNDVNNQPSGNTVWFQRLASSGSQINTGPNGLQRLDYLVRSAETRGIKLIIALVNYWDDFGGMKAYVNAFGGTKESWYTNARAQEQYKRYIQAVVSRYVNSPAIFAWELANEPRCKGCNTNVIFNWATQISDYIRSLDKDHLITLGDEGFGLPGQTTYPYQYGEGTDFVKNLQIKNLDFGTFHMYPGHWGVPTSFGPGWIKDHAAACRSAGKPCLLEEYGFESDRCNVQKGWQQASRDLSRDGMSGDLFWQWGDQLSTGQTHNDGFTIYYGSSLATCLVTDHVRAINALPA; encoded by the exons atgaaGGGACTTTTCGCcttcggcctcggccttctttcTCTAGTCAACGCCCTTCCCCAAGCacaaggtggaggagcagccgCCTCAGCCAGAGTCAGCGGCACCCGCTTCGTGATCGACGGCAAAACCGGCTACTTTGCAGGAACAAACTCCTACTGGATTGGCTTCCTGACCAACAATAGAGATGTCGACACAACCT TGGATCACATCGCCTCCTCGGGCCTCAAAATCCTCCGCGTCTGGGGTTTCAACGACGTGAACAACCAACCATCCGGTAACACCGTCTGGTTCCAACGCCTCGCCTCCTCAGGCTCCCAAATCAACACCGGCCCCAACGgcctccaacgcctcgaCTACCTCGTCAGATCAGCCGAAACCCGCGGCATCAAGCTCATCATCGCGCTGGTCAACTACTGGGATGACTTTGGCGGCATGAAAGCATACGTCAACGCCTTTGGAGGCACAAAAGAATCCTGGTACACCAACGCCCGCGCTCAGGAGCAGTACAAGCGTTACATCCAGGCTGTCGTCTCGCGATATGTCAACAGCCCCGCAATCTTTGCCTGGGAACTTGCCAACGAGCCCAGGTGCAAGGGGTGCAACACGAATGTTATTTTCAACTGGGCGACGCAGATTTCAGATTATATCCGGAGCTTGGATAAGGATCATTTGATCACCcttggggatgaggggtttgggttaCCGGGGCAGACGACGTATCCGTATCAGTATGGGGAGGGGACCGACTTCGTCAAGAACCTGCAGATTAAGAATCTGGACTTTGGGACGTTTCATATGTATCCTGGTCATTGGGGGGTGCCAACGAGCTTTGGGCCTGGGTGGATTAAGGATCATGCGGCGGCTTGCAGGTCGGCGGGGAAGCCGTGTTTGTTGGAGGAGTATGGGTTTGAGAGTGATAGGTGTAATGTGCAGAAGGGCTGGCAGCAGGCGTCGAGGGATCTGAGCAGGGATGGGATGAGTGGTGATTTGTTTTG GCAATGGGGCGATCAGCTGAGTACTGGGCAGACACATAATGATGGTTTCACGATTTATTATGGTTCTTCGTTGGCTACTTGCTTGGTTACTGACCATGTGAGGGCTATCAATGCTCTCCCGGCGTAG
- a CDS encoding hypothetical protein (EggNog:ENOG503PFDA; antiSMASH:Cluster_3; COG:S), whose translation MTAIKSSLPAVPGPYLAPFTPTARVNIKFLENLGHAKDKDSFVWKVEIEDRGTFALKVTLRDSWAEYLARPLQTSQLYYDYLSPFNAEWRAYGRLKQDNREDLAVKAFGYLDLTPEQEYDRDQPIKAIVKELVVDEDGGSAVGFTPNDISQMWEDLQGLQRLGILVRDIHLRNYVAGKLFDFGRAWTMFHPCLDQIHPYYLKREWEGDLFAFQELLIDYWYNKEVTTELEWPKGPRP comes from the exons ATGACTGCCATCAAATCGTCATTGCCTGCTGTGCCAGGCCCCTATCTTGCCCCATTCACGCCGACCGCTCGCGTCAATATCAAGTTTTTGGAAAATCTGGGCCACGCCAAAGACAAAGATAGTTTCGTTTGGAAGGTCGAGATTGAAGACAGGGGCACTTTCGCGCTCAA GGTCACGTTGAGGGATAGCTGGGCCGAGTATTTAGCGCGCCCGCTCCAGACGTCTCAATTGTATTACGACTATCTTTCCCCGTTCAATGCCGAGTGGCGTGCATATGGTCGACTCAAACAGGATAATCGGGAGGACCTCGCTGTCAAGGCATTCGGATACCTTGACCTGACCCCCGAGCAAGAA TACGACCGAGACCAGCCCATCAAGGCCATTGTCAAGGAGCTTGTGGTGGACGAAGATGGAGGCAGCGCTGTAGGGTTCACTCCTAACGACATCTCCCAGATGTGGGAGGATCTGCAAGGTTTACAGCGACTGGGGATCTTGGTTCGAGATATTCACCTGCGCAACTATGTCGCCGGAAAGCTTTTCGACTTTGGCAGGGCCTGGACCATGTTTCATCCATGCCTTGATCAGATTCACCCGTACTACTTGAAGAGGGAGTGGGAAGGAGATCTCTTTGCGTTTCAGGAGCTGTTGATTGACTACTGGTACAACAAGGAAGTGACCACGGAGCTAGAGTGGCCGAAGGGACCTCGCCCGTGA
- a CDS encoding hypothetical protein (COG:S; EggNog:ENOG503PAN3) → MTEGPFKHYMANIGPGAPVMNNVPKNPLPSDGGYNPRCMRRDISVDAALGATAERSYNLIMKSKDTNTFYNTLLTPTRNASDPYNFGIHTGDHYISGGDPGGDAMVSPNDPIFYFHHAMLDRLWSIWQMQDPDKQVNAQVTLGGRDAATRKLDSKWLIADVIPVLEAHDGLGRAGGAFYHVYV, encoded by the exons aTGACTGAAGGTCCCTTCAAACA CTACATGGCCAACATCGGTCCCGGCGCCCCAGTGATGAACAACGTCCCCAagaaccccctccccagcgaCGGCGGGTACAACCCCCGCTGCATGCGCCGCGACATCAGCGTCGACGCCGCCCTCGGCGCCACCGCGGAGCGCTCGTACAATCTCATCATGAAGTCCAAGGACACAAACACTTTCTACAACACCTTGTTGACGCCAACCCGGAATGCGAGCGACCCGTACAATTTTGGGATCCATACCGGTGACCATTACATTTCTGGAGGAGACCCCGGGGGAGATGCGATGGTCTCGCCTAATGATCCGATTTTCTATTTCCATCATGCGATGCTGGATAGGCTTTGGTCGATCTGGCAGATGCAGGATCCGGATAAGCAGGTCAATGCCCAGGTGACgcttggtgggagggatgcggcgacgaggaagcTTGATTCGAAGTGGCTTATTGCTGATGTTATCCCCGTTCTTGAAGCGCATGATGGGCTTGGGCGTGCGGGAGGGGCGTTTTATCATGTATATGTATGA
- a CDS encoding hypothetical protein (CAZy:CE3; EggNog:ENOG503PAC8; antiSMASH:Cluster_3; COG:G), translating into MRLSASHNSSYPLIVILSALILPVWSQSTVRILPLGDSITGGPESCWQALLWRRLQQASITNTKFVGSRSGQQCDFEYDGANEGHVMIQATGIVSEGKLVPWLESSKPDVVMMHLGTNDVLNNKPTAEILQAFGTMVDWMRENKKVMRIIVAQIIPLDSVFCEECGERVVRLNEAIPEWAKGLNTTESVIEVVDCWTGFDTDSMTSDGVHPNNAGNEKVAECWFKPLSRAIESVGGGEEVSAAASPGMGAGSKLGIAAVAVTVLCRWWW; encoded by the coding sequence ATGCGACTCTCCGCGTCACATAACAGCTCGTACCCTCTCATCGTCATTCTCAGCGCTTTAATTCTCCCAGTATGGTCCCAGTCGACAGTGAGGATATTACCCCTAGGCGACTCCATCACCGGCGGCCCCGAAAGCTGCTGGCAAGCCCTCCTCTGGCGCCGCCTCCAGCAagcctccatcaccaacactaAGTTCGTCGGCTCCCGATCTGGTCAACAGTGCGATTTTGAATATGACGGGGCAAACGAAGGGCACGTTATGATACAGGCCACGGGAATCGTCTCGGAAGGGAAACTTGTTCCGTGGCTGGAGAGTTCCAAGCctgatgtggtgatgatgcacTTGGGAACTAACGACGTGTTGAACAACAAGCCGACGGCGGAGATCTTGCAGGCGTTTGGGACGATGGTCGATTGGATGAGGGAGAATAAGAAGGTCATGAGGATTATCGTTGCTCAGATCATTCCGTTGGACTCGGTGTTTTGTGAAGAGTGTGGGGAGAGAGTGGTCAGGTTGAATGAAGCGATTCCAGAGTGGGCTAAGGGTTTGAATACAACGGAGAGTGTGatcgaggtggtggattgtTGGACGGGGTTCGACACGGATAGTATGACCAGCGATGGGGTGCATCCTAACAATGCCGGGAATGAGAAGGTGGCCGAGTGCTGGTTTAAGCCGCTGAGTAGGGCGATCGAGTcggtgggtggaggagaggaggtttcAGCGGCAGCATCACCTGGAATGGGTGCAGGGAGCAAGCTGGGCATCGCGGCAGTGGCAGTGACGGTTTtgtgcaggtggtggtggtag
- the HNWD-pc1 gene encoding HNWD NOD-like receptor pc1 (COG:D; EggNog:ENOG503PCTP; SMCOG1173:WD-40 repeat-containing protein; antiSMASH:Cluster_2), with translation MRLLERDDAGEIRPTKDLPSDKIPPYAILSHTWGPDEEEVSYKDLKDGRAVSKLGYNKIRFCADQAWRDGLKFFWVDTCCIDKSNSTELQEAINSMFRWYRDAAKCYVYLTDVSTYRRDADGDPSWKWAFQKCKWFTRGWTLQELLAPTSVEFFSREKARIGDRNSLERMIHNVTGIPLEALRGSPLSDFSVHDRMAWMKQRTTTREEDMAYSLFGIFDVHLPLIYGEGKEKALERLREKIGKDDGCLADLRVTDSRHDKKRIEAAKGGLLKDSYCWVLSNVQFQQWHGGDDQRLLWIKGDPGKGKTMLLCGIIDELKKSTPAGLLSFFFCQATDSRINNATAVLRGLIYLLVSQQPALISHVRRPYDHAGKKMFEDPNVWVVLCEIFTSILQDPGLRMTYLIIDALDECVTDLPQLLELITRTSCTSSPIKWIVSSRNRPDIEEQLETATQKARLSLELNAESISTAVNAFIQNRVDQLAPKTKYDANMIGKIQDYLHSHANGTFLWVALVCQALADPKVKKRHILAKLQTFPRGLDSLYARMLEQIGHSEDADLCKQILAVAAAVRRPISLDELASLIEMPDDVSDDPESLEEIVKLCGSFLIIRERTVYFVHQSAKDFLIGTASDKASNKASQEAFKLVFPTGMEDVSYIIFWRSLNVMSQKLRRDIYCLNAPGFLIDNVRVPDPDPLATVRYSCIHWINHLRDLVSSTSSKWVHLLQDDGDIHRFLTTKYLYWLEALSLLRALPEGINAIRQLESLLGHTIRGRLIAIVRDAYRFALSYRVIIEKAPLQAYTSALIFAPTDSMIKKFFKKEEPGWISTISVVEAEWNACTQTLEGHGGRVQSVAFSPDGQRVASGSSDNTIKIWDAASGTCIQTLEGHGDWVLSVAFSPDGERVASGSSDNTIKIWDAVSRTCTQTLEGHSHWVLSVAFSPDGQRVVSGSSDNTIKIWDAVSGTCTQTLKGNGGWVLSVAFSPDGQRVASGSSDYTIKIWDAASGTCTQTLEGHGDWVRSVAFSPDGQRVASGSRDNTIKIWDAASRTCTQTLEGHGGWVESVAFSPDGQRVASGSSDNTIKIWDAASRTCTQTLKGHGGRVESVAFSPDGQRVASGSSDNTIKIWDAVSGTCTQTLKGHGGRVQSVAFSPDGQRVVSGSSDYTIKIWDAASGTCTQTLEGNGGWVLSVAFSPDGQRVASGSSDNTIKIWDAASGTCTQTLEGHGDWVLSVAFSPDGERVASGSSDNTIKIWDAASRTCTQTLESHGDWVLSVAFSPDGERVASGSSDNTIKIWDAASGTYTQTLEGHGDWVLSVAFSPDGQRVASGSSDYTIKIWDAASGACTQTINVNSAATHLSFDHTNAYINTNIGRVQIATTTIESPNQLSSPVCYSYGLGQDYRWITCNNQNVLWLPPEYHASASAMQGRKIVLGCYSGRVIMFLFSRDV, from the exons ATGCGTCTCCTGGAACGTGATGATGCCGGCGAGATCCGCCCGACGAAGGACCTGCCCAGCGACAAGATTCCGCCATATGCGATTCTTTCACACACATGGGGgcctgatgaggaggaagtcaGCTACAAAGATTTAAAGGACGGCAGAGCCGTAAGCAAACTCGGCTACAACAAGATCCGGTTTTGCGCAGATCAAGCTTGGCGTGACGGGCTGAAATTCTTCTGGGTAGACACATGCTGTATCGATAAGTCCAACAGCACTGAGCTTCAGGAGGCGATCAACTCTATGTTCAGGTGGTATCGCGATGCGGCTAAGTGCTATGTCTATCTTACAGACGTCTCAACATACAGGCGAGACGCCGACGGCGATCCTAGTTGGAAATGGGCTTTTCAGAAATGCAAATGGTTTACTCGAGGATGGACCCTCCAAGAACTTCTTGCTCCGACATCAGTCGAGTTCTTTTCAAGGGAGAAGGCGCGTATTGGAGACAGGAACTCTCTAGAGCGAATGATCCACAACGTAACGGGAATTCCCCTCGAGGCCCTCCGAGGTAGTCCTTTGTCTGATTTCAGTGTCCATGACCGGATGGCATGGATGAAGCAACGCACTACAACACGTGAAGAAGACATGGCATACTCGCTTTTTGGTATCTTCGACGTCCATCTGCCTCTTATCTACGgcgaaggaaaagagaaggcCCTTGAGCGGTTGCGAGAGAAGATTGGGAAGGATGACGGCTGTCTGGCCGACCTGCGTGTCACCGACTCTCGCCACGATAAGAAGCGGATCGAAGCTGCTAAGGGCGGCCTCCTGAAAGACTCCTACTGTTGGGTTCTCAGCAACGTCCAATTCCAACAATGGCACGGCGGTGACGATCAACGGCTGCTCTGGATCAAAGGCGACcccggcaaaggcaagactatgttgctctgcggcaTCATCGACGAATTAAAAAAGTCTACACCAGCTGGCCTtctatccttcttcttttgccaAGCCACCGACTCGCGCATTAATAATGCCACTGCCGTCCTCCGCGGTCTAATCTACCTTCTTGTcagccaacaaccagcaCTCATCTCACACGTACGACGACCTTATGATCATGCAGGAAAAAAGATGTTTGAGGATCCTAACGTATGGGTTGTCCTGTGTGAGATCTTTACTAGCATTCTACAAGATCCCGGCTTGAGAATGACGTATTTGATCATCGACGCGCTTGATGAATGCGTGACAGACTTGCCgcagcttctcgagctgATAACCCGGACCTCAtgcacatcctccccaatcaaGTGGATCGTCTCGAGTCGTAATCGGCCGGATATCGAAGAGCAATTGGAAACAGCCACGCAGAAAGCGAGGTTAAGCCTCGAGCTCAACGCCGAATCTATCTCTACTGCTGTCAACGCATTTATCCAAAACAGGGTAGATCAACTGGCACCGAAAACGAAATACGATGCCAACATGATAGGCAAGATTCAGGATTACTTACACTCCCACGCAAATGGCACGTTTCTGTGGGTGGCGTTGGTCTGCCAGGCGCTCGCGGATCCGAAGGTTAAGAAGCGGCATATATTAGCAAAGTTACAGACATTTCCGCGCGGACTAGACTCTTTATATGCGCGGATGCTGGAGCAGATTGGCCATTCCGAAGATGCAGACCTTTGCAAGCAGATTCTTGCCGTCGCCGCAGCCGTTCGCCGACCTATCAGCCTTGATGAACTCGCCTCTCTTATTGAGATGCCGGATGACGTTTCCGATGATCCGGAGTCCTTGGAAGAGATTGTTAAGCTTTGCGGCTCGTTCTTGATCATCCGAGAACGAACGGTCTATTTCGTCCACCAATCGGCCAAGGACTTTCTCATCGGCACGGCTTCGGACAAAGCCTCCAACAAAGCTTCTCAAGAAGCTTTCAAGCTGGTTTTCCCTActgggatggaggatgtgagCTATATTATCTTCTGGAGGTCACTGAATGTTATGTCTCAGAAGCTGCGACGAGACATATACTGCTTAAATGCACCGGGATTCTTGATTGACAACGTCCGAGTGCCAGACCCGGACCCGCTAGCAACGGTACGATATTCATGCATCCACTGGATTAATCATTTACGTGATTTAGTCTCTAGCACAAGCTCAAAATGGGTTCATCTTCTgcaagatgatggggatatCCACAGATTCCTTACAACGAAGTATCTTTATTGGCTTGAAGCTCTTAGTCTACTCCGAGCTTTACCAGAGGGCATCAATGCCATCCGACAGTTAGAGAGCTTATTG GGACATACCATTCGAGGGAGGTTGATAGCTATCGTCCGGGATGCATATCGATTTGCGCTGTCCTACAGGGTGATAATTGAGAAAGCCCCTCTTCAAGCATACACATCAGCCCTTATATTTGCACCGACTGACAGTATGATAAAGAAATTCTTTAAGAAGGAAGAGCCTGGCTGGATTAGCACAATATCAGTTGTAGAAGCGGAATGGAATGCCTGcacacagacgttagagggccatggcggtagGGTCCAGTCggtcgcgttctcgccggatggccagcgtgtggcatcgggctcgaGCGATaataccatcaagatctgggatgcggcatcGGGGACCTGTAtacagacgttagagggccatggcgactgGGTCCTGTCggtcgcgttctcgccggacggcgAGCGCGTAGCATCGGGCTCgagcgacaacaccatcaagatctgggatgcggtaTCGAGGAcctgtacacagacgttagagggccatAGCCACTGGGTCCTGTCggtcgcgttctcgccggacggccagcgtGTGGTATCGGGCTCgagcgacaacaccatcaagatctgggatgcggtatcggggacctgtacacagacgttaAAGGGTAATGGCGGCTGGGTCctgtcggtagcgttctcgccggacggccagcgtgtggcatcgggctcgaGCGACtataccatcaagatctgggatgcggcatcggggacctgtacacagacgttagagggccatggcgactgGGTCCGGTCggtcgcgttctcgccggacggccagcgcgtggcatcgggctcgcgcgacaacaccatcaagatctgggatgcggcatcGAGGAcctgtacacagacgttagagggccatggcggctgggtcgagtcggtcgcgttctcgccggacggccagcgcgtAGCATCGGGCTCgagcgacaacaccatcaagatctgggatgcggcatcGAGGAcctgtacacagacgttaaagggccatggcggcagggtcgagtcggtagcgttctcgccggacggccagcgcgtggcatcgggctcgagcgacaacaccatcaagatctgggatgcggtatcggggacctgtacacagacgttaaagggccatggcggcaggGTCCAGTCggtcgcgttctcgccggacggccagcgcgtGGTATCGGGCTCGAGCGActacaccatcaagatctgggatgcggcatcggggacctgtacacagacgttagagggcAATGGCGGCTGGGTCCTGTCggtcgcgttctcgccggacggccagcgtgtggcatcgggctcgaGCGATaataccatcaagatctgggatgcggcatcgggtacctgtacacagacgttagagggccatggcgactgGGTCctgtcggtagcgttctcgccggacggcgAGCGcgtggcatcgggctcgagcgacaacaccatcaagatctgggatgcggcatcGAGGAcctgtacacagacgttagagaGCCATGGCGACTGGGTCctgtcggtagcgttctcgccggacggcgAGCGCGTAGCATCGGGCTCgagcgacaacaccatcaagatctgggatgcggcatcGGGGACCTATACACAAacgttagagggccatggcgactgGGTCCTGTCggtcgcgttctcgccggacggccagcgcgtggcatcgggctcgagcgactacaccatcaagatctgggatgcggcatcGGGAGCTTGCACACAGACGATAAATGTTAATTCAGCTGCTACCCATCTATCGTTCGACCATACCAACGCTTACATTAATACGAATATCGGGCGTGTCCAAATAGCCACGACTACCATAGAAAGTCCAAATCAGCTAAGTAGTCCGGTGTGTTATTCGTATGGTTTAGGACAAGACTACCGCTGGATTACTTGCAATAACCAGAACGTGTTATGGTTGCCACCAGAATATCATGCAAGCGCTTCTGCTATGCAAGGACGCAAAATAGTTCTTGGCTGTTACTCAGGGCGTGTTATAatgtttttattttctcgAGATGTTTGA
- a CDS encoding hypothetical protein (COG:S; EggNog:ENOG503PAGB) gives MKNTPHRVYLGLPLDFDDSIRLLTLLPGHPVEPVRTRLLNSRIGLLLPTKRSPTPGGIKH, from the coding sequence ATGAAAAACACACCCCATCGGGTTTATTTAGGCCTCCCGCTGGATTTCGATGATTCAATTCGCCTCTTGACTCTGCTTCCAGGTCATCCAGTGGAGCCAGTCAGAACACGCCTGTTAAATTCTCGAATCggactcctccttcccacGAAGCGCTCTCCTACACCTGGGGGGATCAAACATTGA
- a CDS encoding hypothetical protein (COG:S; antiSMASH:Cluster_3; EggNog:ENOG503P6XS), which produces MTSALQPTLVSEWTGWTSTELQAYTTTYLPYGCDPEDTAELTSCYTTFIADRPYKVKHTNIPSGISPRSTTTVTNRDWDVEMVTIILPADSIPRSELESWSRFHIMSTRTESTTDNWIIHHTLTAPASCPTSFEYTTSTPLSDWGDYLPSEFLTEYLLPKATILPVKSHTSTYDESLTITKMTRTIHVKAADLPPTRYGGPPLNGNYPFYRLDLDMLNTSYVQHCYLPGEPRPPTQAELCPYTYAGKCSRLEPWMIMVAAVILSIILLGFVENFFWFRRLMLGKTCFRMGTVCWASIFIFVVGFTMIEKRRSPEDRAEFTQQWKTMQLKTKIKLWCQFGLRHRYPVAWLGERKAVRHEERIEMRRGGGTGGSDGGPAGGQREEDDTPLLAYPGPLSSVTSGTTAASSGPVLGNPNAVLASTGSGAAVVGPTLPPVQPQSPSSPQQPDASLGSACDGFRAV; this is translated from the coding sequence ATGACCAGTGCCCTTCAGCCAACATTGGTCAGTGAGTGGACGGGGTGGACTAGCACAGAGTTACAGGCCTATACAACAACATACTTACCATATGGCTGTGATCCGGAGGACACTGCCGAACTAACATCATGCTACACAACATTCATTGCGGACCGCCCTTACAAGGTGAAGCATACCAACATACCCTCCGGCATTTCGCCGAGGTCGACCACAACGGTAACCAACCGTGACTGGGACGTTGAAATGGTAACCATCATCCTGCCCGCCGACTCCATTCCCCGTTCAGAGCTCGAAAGCTGGTCCCGGTTCCATATCATGTCGACCCGGACCGAATCGACAACAGACAATTGGATAATTCACCACACTCTCACCGCCCCCGCCAGCTGCCCGACCTCATTTGAGTATACCACATCTACTCCGCTCAGCGACTGGGGCGACTACCTCCCGTCCGAGTTCCTGACCGAATATCTGCTCCCCAAAGCCACCATCCTTCCAGTCAAGTCGCACACAAGTACTTACGACGAATCCCTCACGATAACAAAAATGACCAGGACTATCCACGTCAAGGCAGCAGATCTACCCCCAACCCGCTACGGTGGGCCCCCTTTGAACGGAAACTACCCGTTCTACAGGTTGGATCTCGACATGCTCAACACATCCTACGTCCAACACTGCTATCTCCCTGGCGAGCCGCGACCGCCGACCCAAGCCGAGCTCTGCCCTTACACCTACGCGGGGAAATGCAGCAGGCTCGAGCCGTGGATGATTATGGTCGCGGCTGTCATTCTGTCTATCATTCTTCTTGGATTTGTCGAAAACTTCTTCTGGTTCAGGCGGCTGATGCTGGGCAAGACATGTTTCCGGATGGGAACCGTGTGCTGGGCTTCGATCTTCATTTTCGTGGTCGGTTTCACGATGATagagaaaaggaggagcCCTGAAGACCGGGCCGAGTTCACGCAGCAGTGGAAGACGATGCAACTGAAGACGAAGATTAAGTTGTGGTGTCAGTTTGGATTGAGGCATCGGTATCCGGTGGCttggttgggggagaggaaggcggtTCGTCACGAGGAGAGGATTGAGATGCGGAGGGGCGGTGGTACTGGCGGCAGTGATGGAGGTCCTGCGGGAGGtcagagggaggaggacgataCGCCTCTGCTGGCTTACCCCGGTCCTCTTTCTTCGGTGACTAGCGGGACTACTGCTGCTTCTTCGGGGCCGGTGTTGGGTAATCCCAATGCAGTCCTCGCCTCAACGGGGTCCGGGGCAGCCGTCGTTGGGCCGACGTTGCCACCTGTTCAGCCTCAGTCACCTTCGtctcctcagcaacctgACGCGAGTCTGGGGTCAGCATGTGATGGGTTCCGAGCTGTTTAA